A section of the Desulfobacteraceae bacterium genome encodes:
- a CDS encoding rubredoxin, translating to MSKWECPCGYVYDPAEGDHENNIPPGTAFEDLPDGWVCPKCGAEKEFFEKLD from the coding sequence ATGAGCAAGTGGGAATGCCCCTGCGGGTATGTCTACGACCCCGCCGAGGGGGACCATGAAAACAATATCCCCCCGGGAACCGCTTTCGAAGATCTGCCCGACGGTTGGGTCTGCCCCAAATGCGGCGCGGAGAAGGAGTTTTTCGAGAAGCTCGATTAG
- a CDS encoding rubrerythrin family protein has translation MSQTEQNLMDAFAGESQANRRYLAFAKKADKEGFPQVAKLFRAAAEAETVHAHTHLKTLGAVKSTADNLKEAIAGETHEFKSMYPDMIAAAEAEGNKAAVRTFTYANEVEKVHATLYQKALDSLEKPAAVECYYVCSVCGFTCENEPPEVCPVCKAAKKAFFRVD, from the coding sequence ATGAGCCAGACCGAACAGAATCTGATGGATGCCTTTGCAGGTGAATCCCAGGCCAACCGGCGCTACCTGGCCTTCGCCAAGAAAGCCGACAAGGAAGGCTTCCCCCAGGTCGCCAAGCTCTTTCGGGCTGCGGCCGAGGCCGAAACCGTGCATGCCCATACGCACCTGAAAACCCTGGGCGCCGTCAAGTCCACCGCTGACAACCTGAAGGAGGCGATTGCCGGCGAGACCCACGAATTCAAGAGCATGTACCCGGACATGATCGCCGCGGCCGAGGCCGAGGGCAACAAGGCAGCGGTGCGCACCTTCACCTATGCCAATGAAGTCGAGAAGGTGCATGCAACGCTCTACCAGAAGGCCCTCGACTCCCTGGAAAAGCCGGCGGCGGTGGAATGCTACTACGTCTGTTCGGTTTGCGGCTTCACCTGTGAAAACGAGCCTCCCGAGGTCTGTCCGGTATGCAAGGCCGCCAAGAAGGCGTTTTTCCGGGTGGATTGA